One part of the Desulfonema ishimotonii genome encodes these proteins:
- a CDS encoding helix-turn-helix domain-containing protein: MRKMAVSEHGDNMANGSEYAERVNENGEKFPYLPDVPSASDVEADSGEPERKVWNKNELRPGLWLNVIDVKPEKPVIIKYEKKSSLIDFGFVLTGDVRKSCRGMSANKMELNNRAGGGGVSFLPESEGVVEIPGQERIRILHVHVDPGILYSLLQEELDIVPDDFRSVVEGGMQKDYVCLGKMDPAMQTLAHQILHEPLYGIPRRLFLEGKALEFIARQISWMNSRKGLRKQSRGPVLSSGEKERIHAARDLMVQDMSNPPTLSELSRKLCLSINKLESGFQTIFGTTVFGYLKEYKMQKARLFFEETDMNVSQVAWTVGYINVSHFGAAYKKRFGIRPKTYLRSVRRKTVTA; encoded by the coding sequence ATGAGAAAAATGGCCGTTTCCGAACATGGTGACAATATGGCTAACGGATCGGAATACGCTGAACGCGTTAATGAAAACGGAGAAAAATTTCCGTACCTACCGGATGTCCCGTCCGCATCCGATGTGGAAGCGGATAGCGGCGAACCGGAAAGAAAAGTGTGGAACAAGAATGAATTACGTCCGGGGCTTTGGCTGAACGTCATAGACGTAAAGCCAGAAAAGCCCGTCATTATCAAATATGAAAAAAAAAGTTCGCTTATTGATTTCGGCTTTGTGCTGACGGGCGATGTACGGAAAAGCTGCCGGGGCATGTCAGCAAATAAAATGGAATTGAATAACAGGGCGGGCGGCGGAGGCGTGTCGTTTTTACCGGAATCGGAGGGTGTTGTCGAAATTCCCGGCCAGGAAAGGATCCGGATTCTCCATGTCCATGTTGATCCCGGAATTTTGTATTCCCTGCTTCAGGAGGAACTGGACATAGTCCCCGATGATTTCAGGTCAGTGGTGGAAGGGGGAATGCAAAAAGATTATGTCTGTCTGGGAAAAATGGACCCGGCCATGCAGACTCTTGCCCACCAGATTCTGCATGAACCGCTTTACGGCATCCCCAGACGCCTGTTTCTGGAAGGCAAGGCCCTGGAATTCATAGCGCGTCAGATTTCCTGGATGAATTCCCGGAAAGGTCTTCGGAAACAAAGCCGGGGACCCGTTCTCAGCTCCGGCGAAAAGGAGCGCATCCATGCGGCACGGGATCTGATGGTTCAGGATATGAGCAATCCGCCGACCCTGTCCGAACTTTCGCGGAAACTTTGTCTGAGTATCAACAAGCTGGAATCCGGATTTCAGACGATTTTCGGTACAACCGTATTCGGCTATCTCAAGGAATATAAGATGCAGAAAGCCCGGCTTTTTTTCGAGGAAACCGACATGAATGTGAGTCAGGTGGCATGGACAGTGGGATACATTAACGTCAGCCATTTTGGCGCGGCATACAAAAAAAGGTTCGGTATCCGCCCCAAAACTTATCTCAGGTCGGTCCGGCGCAAAACCGTCACGGCCTGA
- a CDS encoding iron-sulfur cluster assembly scaffold protein: protein MSPEQITNPAKAEGLQDMLASAGYSETAISYYIRKPYMGSIPDADQVSDMTGSCGDTMSIYLKLDGDIVTDAKYQVMGCAGAVSAAMAAVDLIRGKTLDYARSLNDGDVFKVLQKIPEKKHHCIQLAVKTLHKALDEYKNGGCRDRNPH from the coding sequence ATGAGTCCCGAACAGATTACCAACCCGGCCAAAGCAGAAGGCCTGCAAGATATGCTCGCCAGCGCGGGCTATTCAGAAACGGCTATCAGCTACTACATTCGGAAGCCCTATATGGGCAGCATTCCCGATGCGGATCAGGTCAGTGATATGACCGGCAGTTGCGGCGATACGATGAGTATCTACCTGAAGCTCGACGGCGATATTGTCACGGATGCCAAATATCAGGTGATGGGATGCGCGGGGGCGGTTTCCGCAGCCATGGCCGCTGTTGACCTGATCAGGGGGAAAACCCTGGATTACGCCCGAAGTCTCAACGACGGGGATGTGTTCAAGGTACTGCAAAAGATTCCCGAAAAGAAACACCATTGCATCCAGCTGGCCGTAAAGACCCTTCATAAAGCTCTGGATGAATATAAAAACGGCGGCTGCCGCGACAGAAACCCGCATTAG